The following proteins are encoded in a genomic region of Brachypodium distachyon strain Bd21 chromosome 1, Brachypodium_distachyon_v3.0, whole genome shotgun sequence:
- the LOC100821371 gene encoding UDP-glycosyltransferase 73C6, with amino-acid sequence MTSLQAPNDGTKADAAHFLFVPLMAQGHIIPAIDTALLLATQGALCTIVATPSTAERVRPAIDSAQRSGLAVSLAVFPLDYAAVGLPDGMPGEADNMDDLPVHLIGTYFRATALLREPIESHLRAPDAPRLPTCVVSDFCHPWTAELAASLGVPRLSFFSMCAFCLLCQHNVERFNAYDGVLGYNEPVVVPGLEKRFEVTRAQAPGFFRVPGWEKFADDVERAQAEADGIVMNSFLEMEPEYAAGYAAARGMKVWTVGPVSLYHQHAATLALRGNTTTIDAEECIQWLDGKEPGSVVYVSFGSIVHADPKQVSELGLGLEASGYPFIWVVKGADRHNEATLAFLRELEARVAGRGLLIWGWAPQALILSHRAAGGFVTHCGWNSTLEAVTAGLPVVTWPHFTDQFLNEKMAVEVLGIGVSVGVKEPVVYQVRKKEIVVTRATVENAVRAAMDGGEEGEERRNRARALAGKARAAMLEGGSSHGNLCDLVKRFQMVGATRGAAA; translated from the coding sequence ATGACCAGCCTGCAGGCACCAAACGACGGGACGAAGGCGGATGCGGCGCACTTCCTGTTCGTCCCGCTCATGGCTCAGGGCCACATCATCCCGGCCATCGACAccgcgctgctgctggccacGCAGGGCGCGCTCTGCACCATCGTCGCCACGCCCTCCACCGCGGAGCGCGTACGCCCCGCCATCGACTCCGCTCAGCGGTCCGGCCTGGCCGTCAGCCTCGCGGTCTTCCCGCTCGACTACGCCGCGGTCGGCCTGCCCGACGGGATGCCGGGCGAAGCGGACAACATGGACGACCTCCCCGTGCACCTCATCGGTACATACTTCCGCGCAACGGCGCTCCTCCGGGAGCCCATCGAGAGCCACCTCCGCGCGCCGGACGCCCCGCGGCTCCCGACGTGCGTCGTGTCCGACTTCTGCCACCCGTGgaccgcggagctcgcggccagCCTCGGTGTCCCGCGGCTCAGCTTCTTCAGCATGTGCGCATTCTGCCTCCTGTGCCAGCACAACGTCGAGAGGTTCAACGCCTACGACGGCGTCCTCGGCTACAACGAGCCGGTCGTCGTGCCGGGGTTGGAGAAACGGTTcgaggtgacgagggcgcagGCGCCGGGGTTCTTCCGGGTGCCCGGGTGGGAGAAGTTCGCCGACGACGTGGAGCGCGCGCAGGCCGAGGCCGACGGCATCGTAATGAACAGCTTCCTGGAGATGGAGCCGGAGTATGCCGCCGGCTACGCGGCCGCCAGGGGGATGAAGGTCTGGACCGTGGGGCCGGTCTCGCTCTACCACCAGCACGCCGCCACGCTGGCATTGAGGGGGAACACCACAACCATCGACGCCGAGGAGTGCATCCAGTGGCTCGACGGCAAGGAGCCCGGCTCCGTGGTGTACGTCAGCTTCGGGAGCATCGTGCACGCGGACCCGAAGCAGGTCTCGGAGCTCGGCCTCGGGCTGGAAGCATCTGGCTACCCGTTCATCTGGGTGGTCAAGGGCGCCGACCGGCACAACGAGGCAACGCTCGCCTTCCTTCGGGAGCTCGAGGCGCGTGTCGCGGGGCGCGGACTGCTCATCTGGGGCTGGGCGCCGCAGGCGCTGATCCTGTCGCAccgcgcggcgggcggcttcGTGACGCACTGCGGGTGGAACTCCACGCTGGAGGCGGTCACGGCGGGGCTGCCGGTGGTGACATGGCCGCACTTCACGGACCAGTTTCTGAACGAGAAGATGGCGGTGGAGGTGCTGGGGATCGGCGTGAGCGTCGGGGTGAAAGAGCCCGTGGTGTACCaggtgaggaagaaggagatcgTGGTTACGAGGGCGACGGTTGAGAATGCGGTGAGGGCCGCCATggacggcggggaggagggcgaggagagAAGGAACCGGGCGCGCGCGCTCGCCGGGAAGGCGAGGGCAGCCATGTTGGAAGGCGGCTCATCGCATGGCAACCTGTGCGATCTGGTTAAGCGTTTCCAGATGGTGGGCGCGACACGTGGTGCGGCCGCGTGA